The following proteins are encoded in a genomic region of Gammaproteobacteria bacterium:
- a CDS encoding AAA family ATPase, producing the protein MEAFEIGSRRELEPDGSGSVSEEALAQLALTLSDASILNAPEQEAEFLANSLAQLATAAKSGGVLEELVLRDVRKNTIVTHRDVGIGISQVLPVLVLAYGSRGKLLAMEQPEIHLHPALQAELGDVFIEAALRERKNTFILETHSEHLILRLMRRIREGKISPNDVGVVFVEPLARGSRFIELRIDEEGDFIDEWPGGFFEESFHEKFGGR; encoded by the coding sequence ATGGAGGCGTTTGAAATAGGTTCCCGTAGGGAACTGGAGCCGGATGGCTCTGGCAGCGTCAGTGAGGAAGCCCTCGCTCAGCTTGCACTCACCCTGAGCGATGCATCAATTCTGAATGCACCCGAGCAAGAAGCGGAGTTTCTCGCAAATTCTCTCGCCCAACTTGCTACGGCGGCGAAATCTGGTGGGGTACTTGAAGAGTTGGTGCTGCGCGACGTCCGAAAAAACACAATCGTCACCCACCGCGATGTCGGTATTGGTATCTCTCAGGTCTTGCCAGTATTGGTGCTGGCCTATGGTTCGCGCGGGAAGCTATTGGCGATGGAACAGCCAGAAATCCACTTGCATCCGGCGCTCCAGGCCGAGCTGGGCGACGTTTTCATCGAGGCTGCGTTGCGCGAACGCAAGAACACATTCATCTTGGAGACCCACAGTGAGCATTTGATTTTGCGCCTGATGCGTCGAATCCGTGAAGGAAAGATAAGCCCCAATGACGTCGGAGTCGTCTTTGTTGAACCCTTGGCGCGCGGCAGCCGTTTCATTGAGCTGCGCATCGATGAAGAAGGCGACTTCATTGATGAATGGCCGGGCGGATTCTTCGAAGAGTCTTTCCATGAAAAATTCGGGGGGCGCTGA